In Alkaliphilus flagellatus, one DNA window encodes the following:
- a CDS encoding ComEC/Rec2 family competence protein has protein sequence MFVKKKVSLILIISMIIILLFGCAEAGKSPIAKEEEVSPKVVDGEESVGLKVHFIDVGQGSSAFIVGADGKTMLYDAGGDDENSGRIIVDYIKEIGYEHIDVAVFTHPHADHINGAPTVFKELKVGSVYYPKATHTTRTFENFVEAVSKAGLKFKTAKAGVEIPFGETNAVLVAPISEQYENLNDYSATVKLTWEDTSVLLTGDIEKTSENEMIGSKQDLDIDLLFVPHHGSNSSTTDGFLDKTTPDYAVISSGKDNSYGHPHREVVNRLNKKNIKIYNTAEVGTVIATLDGEKIEIDTVGKKHVNDQGSNKNGSSNKVANDKIEMLDVAASISDPKPKQNSSVVLTAKVTSDGKPVEGAKVKILNHYKSKTTPYEGVTDKNGVAEISYEIGRASIDFEVKVDVTVVKDNLETKTQVSFTPQ, from the coding sequence ATGTTTGTAAAGAAGAAAGTTAGTTTGATATTAATAATCTCTATGATTATCATATTACTATTTGGTTGTGCAGAAGCTGGTAAAAGTCCAATAGCAAAAGAGGAAGAGGTATCCCCTAAAGTTGTTGATGGTGAAGAATCAGTAGGTTTAAAAGTTCACTTTATTGACGTTGGGCAGGGAAGTTCAGCTTTTATTGTTGGAGCAGATGGTAAAACAATGCTTTATGATGCAGGTGGAGATGACGAGAATTCAGGAAGAATTATTGTTGATTACATTAAAGAGATCGGATATGAACATATTGATGTAGCTGTATTCACTCATCCCCATGCAGATCATATTAATGGAGCGCCTACGGTGTTTAAAGAATTAAAAGTAGGTTCAGTATATTACCCTAAAGCTACTCATACTACAAGAACCTTTGAGAACTTTGTAGAGGCAGTTAGCAAGGCAGGACTTAAATTTAAAACTGCTAAAGCTGGAGTTGAAATACCCTTTGGAGAAACAAATGCTGTTTTAGTAGCACCAATATCTGAGCAATATGAAAACTTAAACGATTATAGTGCAACAGTTAAGCTTACATGGGAGGATACCTCTGTATTGTTAACTGGTGATATAGAAAAAACATCTGAAAATGAGATGATAGGTAGTAAACAAGATTTGGATATAGATTTATTATTTGTGCCACATCATGGATCAAATTCTTCTACAACAGATGGGTTTTTAGATAAAACAACACCCGATTATGCAGTGATATCCTCTGGGAAGGATAATTCCTATGGACATCCGCACCGTGAAGTAGTAAATCGTCTTAACAAAAAAAATATTAAAATATACAATACAGCTGAAGTTGGTACTGTAATTGCTACATTAGATGGAGAAAAAATTGAGATTGATACTGTTGGAAAGAAACATGTAAATGATCAAGGGAGTAATAAAAATGGAAGTAGTAATAAAGTAGCAAATGATAAGATTGAGATGTTAGATGTAGCAGCATCAATCAGCGACCCTAAGCCAAAGCAAAATTCGAGTGTAGTTTTAACTGCTAAAGTAACTTCAGATGGTAAGCCAGTTGAGGGTGCTAAAGTAAAAATACTGAACCATTATAAATCTAAAACAACTCCATATGAGGGAGTAACTGATAAAAATGGGGTAGCAGAAATATCATATGAAATTGGTAGAGCAAGTATTGACTTTGAGGTAAAGGTAGATGTTACAGTCGTAAAGGATAATTTAGAAACAAAAACTCAAGTATCGTTTACACCACAGTAA
- a CDS encoding DUF3006 domain-containing protein, producing MIILDRFEGDYAVIEIDGEMVDVERCLVDEEVKEGDVLTIIDGIYYRDDQATKKRKQYIEDKFKDMWED from the coding sequence ATGATTATATTAGATAGATTTGAAGGGGATTATGCAGTTATTGAAATAGATGGAGAAATGGTAGATGTAGAAAGGTGTCTAGTAGATGAGGAAGTAAAAGAAGGAGATGTCTTAACTATAATAGATGGAATATACTATAGAGATGATCAAGCTACTAAAAAGAGAAAGCAATATATAGAAGATAAATTTAAGGATATGTGGGAAGATTAG
- a CDS encoding M56 family metallopeptidase has protein sequence MISNMFFSIMEITVSMSFIILILLLLSKVFDKKYTSKFKYLMWLIISLRLIIPFNIATSSPIVSVLLPQTNLQKPILNTASVTPNVFAEKSIENITNTYTLTDSVIISAWLLGAVIFLVFNIVSYFIYKKNLDRWRSPVISDEIKAILSDICSELNIDSKIKIFKCHNIKSPMLIGFIKPMIVLPIKDFDAMELRFILQHELIHYKRHDIWYKLLLTIANALHWFNPIIYIMVKRANYDLEASCDEKVLQRSDLKSRKIYAETIMKIIIQNSNIYTVFSTNFYGGAHNMKRRFQNIVNTKKRKTGLIVLSLVMVITTFSGVVFAFNNHNEKTNDINYDDYVMEFVTQSIYPDKFHNYFYQYVGKNDISFNEKENSFYFGDKEIWILYDEDGRKLLQNSNALGVGIFLNVERNSNGEIEKIYEITKDEFTELTGWR, from the coding sequence ATGATTAGTAACATGTTTTTTAGCATAATGGAAATAACTGTTTCTATGTCATTTATTATATTAATACTTTTATTACTTTCAAAAGTATTTGATAAAAAGTATACTTCAAAATTTAAATATTTAATGTGGCTGATTATATCTTTAAGGCTTATAATACCTTTTAATATCGCTACTTCATCACCAATAGTAAGTGTACTATTGCCACAAACTAATCTACAAAAACCTATTTTAAATACAGCGTCTGTTACTCCAAATGTTTTTGCAGAAAAAAGCATAGAAAATATTACAAATACTTATACTCTTACAGATTCTGTAATAATATCTGCATGGCTTCTAGGAGCCGTAATATTTTTAGTATTTAACATAGTATCCTATTTTATCTATAAGAAAAATTTAGATCGTTGGCGCAGTCCCGTAATATCAGATGAAATAAAAGCTATATTGAGTGATATATGTAGTGAACTTAATATTGACAGTAAAATAAAAATATTTAAATGCCACAACATAAAAAGTCCAATGCTTATAGGATTTATAAAACCTATGATTGTATTGCCTATAAAAGATTTTGATGCAATGGAATTAAGATTTATTCTCCAGCACGAGCTTATACATTATAAAAGACATGATATTTGGTATAAGCTACTACTTACGATCGCAAATGCGCTTCACTGGTTTAATCCTATTATTTACATAATGGTGAAACGGGCAAATTATGATCTTGAGGCTTCATGTGATGAAAAGGTACTGCAAAGGAGTGATTTAAAAAGTAGAAAAATTTATGCAGAAACTATTATGAAGATAATTATTCAGAACTCAAATATTTATACAGTGTTTTCCACAAATTTTTATGGAGGTGCTCATAATATGAAAAGAAGATTTCAAAATATAGTAAATACAAAAAAGAGAAAAACTGGGTTAATCGTTTTAAGTTTAGTAATGGTAATAACAACTTTTTCAGGTGTAGTTTTTGCATTTAATAATCATAATGAAAAAACAAATGATATTAATTATGATGATTATGTAATGGAATTTGTTACTCAAAGTATATATCCTGATAAATTTCACAATTACTTTTATCAGTATGTAGGTAAAAATGACATCAGCTTTAATGAAAAAGAAAACAGTTTTTATTTTGGCGATAAAGAAATTTGGATACTATATGATGAAGACGGTAGAAAACTTTTACAAAATAGTAATGCTCTAGGTGTTGGTATATTCTTAAATGTAGAAAGGAATTCTAACGGTGAGATAGAAAAAATTTACGAGATTACTAAAGATGAGTTTACAGAATTAACAGGCTGGAGATAA
- a CDS encoding BlaI/MecI/CopY family transcriptional regulator, with product MKKNKKLERLPDAELDIMLVLWDADKPLAKSKITELLKDKRNWSVSTVQVLLTRLTNKSFVELVKEKRFNFYKAIVSEDEYKRYETKTFIERMHENSFKNLIATLVENKTITKDDIDEIADIIRKADKDD from the coding sequence ATGAAAAAAAACAAAAAACTTGAAAGGCTTCCAGATGCAGAACTCGATATAATGCTTGTTTTATGGGATGCAGATAAACCTTTGGCAAAATCAAAAATAACAGAGCTTTTGAAAGATAAAAGGAACTGGAGTGTATCGACTGTACAAGTTCTTCTGACACGACTTACAAATAAGAGCTTTGTAGAACTTGTAAAGGAAAAACGCTTTAACTTCTACAAAGCCATAGTATCCGAAGATGAATACAAAAGATATGAGACCAAAACATTTATCGAGCGCATGCATGAGAATTCTTTCAAAAATCTAATTGCAACTTTAGTAGAAAATAAAACAATAACAAAAGATGACATTGATGAGATAGCTGATATAATCAGAAAGGCTGATAAAGATGATTAG